One part of the Mya arenaria isolate MELC-2E11 chromosome 3, ASM2691426v1 genome encodes these proteins:
- the LOC128228632 gene encoding uncharacterized protein LOC128228632 isoform X1: protein MTSSTPIQLDREFTLSQINWKRTLTDIDMKRRKADMRERDRMQFRIIDKITSPTLSFELENFKLFGKLNKTETHIHNTIPTTETVAAEKDYIEFDKMRKSQPQAVTYTSFYKNIQGEVKKPKTPKTPSAIAFSGIEKQTSSEESRGQSRAALRNSSQAISSSTPSHILSGTFSSASVVKQSTPIFSYRKT from the exons ATGACGTCATCGACACCGATACAACTCGACAGGGAGTTTACTCTCTCGCAGATAAAT TGGAAGAGGACGTTGACGGATATTGACATGAAGAGGCGAAAAGCGGACATGCGCGAGAGGGACCGGATGCAGTTCCGCATCATTGATAAGATCACCAGTCCAACCTTGTCATTCGAGTTGGAGAATTTTAAACTCTTCGGGAAACTTAACAAAACGGAGACCCATATCCACAACACTATTCCTACCACCGAAA CGGTTGCGGCAGAAAAAGACTACATTGAATTTGACAAGATGAGGAAATCACAACCACAAGCTGTCACATACACCAgcttttacaaaaacattcaagGGGAAGTTAAGAAACCTAAGACACCCAAAACTCCATCCGCCATAGCGTTTTCTGGAATTGAAAAGCAGACGTCATCCGAAGAATCACGTGGTCAATCTCGTGCTGCATTACGTAATTCCTCTCAAGCGATCTCTAGTTCAACACCTAGTCACATTTTGTCCGGAACATTCAGTAGTGCTTCTGTAGTTAAACAATCAACGCCCATATTTTCTTACcgtaaaacataa
- the LOC128226278 gene encoding eukaryotic translation initiation factor 3 subunit A-like yields the protein MGREQEVEIKLPKPGVKNNLPERGVEKKLTEQFVENKLLEKPGVENKLPERGVGNKLPERGVEDKLPELGVENKGREQAARTRDREQTARTRGREEGVEIKLPEPARTRGREQGDENKLKEQEVENKLPEPGVEKKLPERGVENKLPERGVENKLPERGVENKLPEQGVENKLPERGVENKLPELGVEDKLPERGVENKLPERGVENKLPERGIENKLPERGVEKKGSRSSYQNNEGSRTRGREEGVENKLQERGVENKLSELGVVNKLSERGVENKRSRRRGREPAARTWGREQAVRTRGSEQAARMKGIGQAAITRGRGQGVGMRGREQGMETKLPGQAARTLGREQAVRT from the exons ATGGGTCGAGAACAAGAGGTGGAGATCAAGCTGCCCAAACCAGGGGTCAAGAACAACCTGCCAGAACGCGGGGTCGAGAAGAAACTGACAGAACAATTTGTTGAGAACAAGCTGCTAGAAAAACCAGGGGTCGAGAACAAGCTACCAGAACGTGGGGTCGGGAACAAGCTGCCAGAACGTGGGGTCGAGGACAAGCTGCCAGAACTAGGGGTCGAGAACAAGGGTCGAGAACAAGCTGCCAGAACGAGGGATCGAGAACAAACTGCCAGAACGAGGGGTCGAGAAGAAGGGGTCGAGATCAAGCTACCAGAAC CTGCTAGAACGAGGGGTCGAGAACAAGGGGACGAGAACAAGCTGAAAGAACAAGAGGTCGAGAACAAACTGCCAGAACCAGGGGTCGAGAAGAAGCTGCCAGAACGTGGGGTCGAGAACAAGCTGCCAGAACGTGGGGTCGAGAACAAGCTGCCAGAACGTGGGGTCGAGAACAAGCTGCCAGAACAAGGGGTCGAGAACAAGCTGCCAGAACGAGGGGTCGAGAACAAGCTGCCAGAACTAGGGGTCGAGGACAAGCTGCCAGAACGTGGGGTTGAGAACAAGCTGCCAGAACGTGGGGTCGAGAACAAGCTGCCAGAACGAGGGATCGAGAACAAACTGCCAGAACGAGGGGTCGAGAAGAAGGGGTCGAGATCAAGCTACCAGAAC AACGAGGGGTCGAGAACAAGAGGTCGAGAAGAAGGGGTCGAGAACAAGCTGCAAGAACGTGGGGTCGAGAACAAGCTGTCAGAATTAGGGGTCGTGAACAAGCTGTCAGAACGAGGGGTCGAGAACAAGAGGTCGAGAAGAAGGGGTCGAGAACCAGCTGCAAGAACGTGGGGTCGAGAACAAGCTGTCAGAACAAGGGGTAGTGAACAAGCTGCcagaatgaagggtattggacaaGCTGCCATAACAAGGGGTCGAGGACAAGGGGTTGGAATGAGGGGTCGAGAACAAGGGATGGAGACCAAGCTGCCAGGACAAGCTGCCAGAACGTTGGGTCGAGAACAAGCTGTCAGAACGTAG
- the LOC128228632 gene encoding uncharacterized protein LOC128228632 isoform X2 — MERKQPNLSLNDYTFLSQWKRTLTDIDMKRRKADMRERDRMQFRIIDKITSPTLSFELENFKLFGKLNKTETHIHNTIPTTETVAAEKDYIEFDKMRKSQPQAVTYTSFYKNIQGEVKKPKTPKTPSAIAFSGIEKQTSSEESRGQSRAALRNSSQAISSSTPSHILSGTFSSASVVKQSTPIFSYRKT, encoded by the exons ATGGAGCGAAAGCAGCCAAACCTTTCTCTCAATGACTACACTTTCCTTTCTCAG TGGAAGAGGACGTTGACGGATATTGACATGAAGAGGCGAAAAGCGGACATGCGCGAGAGGGACCGGATGCAGTTCCGCATCATTGATAAGATCACCAGTCCAACCTTGTCATTCGAGTTGGAGAATTTTAAACTCTTCGGGAAACTTAACAAAACGGAGACCCATATCCACAACACTATTCCTACCACCGAAA CGGTTGCGGCAGAAAAAGACTACATTGAATTTGACAAGATGAGGAAATCACAACCACAAGCTGTCACATACACCAgcttttacaaaaacattcaagGGGAAGTTAAGAAACCTAAGACACCCAAAACTCCATCCGCCATAGCGTTTTCTGGAATTGAAAAGCAGACGTCATCCGAAGAATCACGTGGTCAATCTCGTGCTGCATTACGTAATTCCTCTCAAGCGATCTCTAGTTCAACACCTAGTCACATTTTGTCCGGAACATTCAGTAGTGCTTCTGTAGTTAAACAATCAACGCCCATATTTTCTTACcgtaaaacataa
- the LOC128228632 gene encoding uncharacterized protein LOC128228632 isoform X3 — protein sequence MKRRKADMRERDRMQFRIIDKITSPTLSFELENFKLFGKLNKTETHIHNTIPTTETVAAEKDYIEFDKMRKSQPQAVTYTSFYKNIQGEVKKPKTPKTPSAIAFSGIEKQTSSEESRGQSRAALRNSSQAISSSTPSHILSGTFSSASVVKQSTPIFSYRKT from the exons ATGAAGAGGCGAAAAGCGGACATGCGCGAGAGGGACCGGATGCAGTTCCGCATCATTGATAAGATCACCAGTCCAACCTTGTCATTCGAGTTGGAGAATTTTAAACTCTTCGGGAAACTTAACAAAACGGAGACCCATATCCACAACACTATTCCTACCACCGAAA CGGTTGCGGCAGAAAAAGACTACATTGAATTTGACAAGATGAGGAAATCACAACCACAAGCTGTCACATACACCAgcttttacaaaaacattcaagGGGAAGTTAAGAAACCTAAGACACCCAAAACTCCATCCGCCATAGCGTTTTCTGGAATTGAAAAGCAGACGTCATCCGAAGAATCACGTGGTCAATCTCGTGCTGCATTACGTAATTCCTCTCAAGCGATCTCTAGTTCAACACCTAGTCACATTTTGTCCGGAACATTCAGTAGTGCTTCTGTAGTTAAACAATCAACGCCCATATTTTCTTACcgtaaaacataa